One window of the Chitinophaga niabensis genome contains the following:
- a CDS encoding RagB/SusD family nutrient uptake outer membrane protein, whose protein sequence is MHIRKIIMAMVLLLLAVSCGDGFLDVKPKGVLLPEQLNNRKGVNALLIAAYSLVDGVGSGGTSWHGSADNWIYGSVASDDAYKGSTSGDQPEISFIETRKILPDNGHFRGKWRAVYDGVARCNDVLIALSKATDIPDAEKPLIAAEARFLRGHFHFEAKKMFKNVPYVDEKTYNPEDPNSTKLPNTEEIWPKIGEDLLFAYQQLPPRQTQKGRATKWAASALLAKAYLFQQKYAEAKPLLDEIMTQGGYILTERYADNFRAATNNNSESIFEVEHSVNDGAGGGENGNQGATLNYPYGGPTTCCGFFQPSQNLVNAFKTDANGLPLLDNFNDADVTNDQGIESTAPFTPYAGTLDARLDWTVGRRGIPFLDHGDHPGKAYVRDQAYAGPYSPKKHLFYKSDIGSATFNSNPRLNANNYRMIRYSHVILWLAECEIELGGLERARELVNMIRTRALNPVGFVKKVDGSNAANYKVGLYTAAWADPVMARKAVRFEERLEFGMEGHRFFDLVRWGIADLTLNAYYDKEKLKRTYLNGVLFEKGKHEYYPIPAQEILNSTKDGQATLKQNPNY, encoded by the coding sequence ATGCACATACGTAAAATAATAATGGCCATGGTGCTGTTGCTGCTTGCTGTTTCCTGCGGAGATGGTTTCCTGGATGTAAAACCGAAAGGCGTATTACTCCCTGAGCAGCTCAATAACCGAAAAGGTGTGAACGCGTTGCTGATTGCGGCTTATTCTTTGGTAGATGGTGTTGGTTCCGGGGGTACTTCCTGGCATGGTTCTGCGGATAACTGGATCTATGGCAGTGTGGCCTCTGATGATGCTTATAAAGGTTCCACCTCTGGGGACCAGCCGGAAATATCTTTTATTGAAACACGGAAAATATTACCGGACAATGGTCATTTCCGTGGAAAATGGCGTGCGGTATATGATGGTGTAGCCAGGTGTAATGATGTACTGATCGCACTTTCAAAAGCTACGGACATCCCTGATGCGGAAAAACCGCTGATCGCTGCGGAGGCTCGTTTCCTGCGGGGGCACTTTCATTTTGAAGCAAAAAAGATGTTCAAAAATGTGCCCTATGTAGATGAAAAAACCTACAACCCGGAAGATCCAAACAGTACCAAACTGCCCAATACAGAAGAGATCTGGCCAAAGATCGGGGAAGACCTGCTTTTTGCTTATCAGCAATTGCCACCCAGGCAAACGCAAAAAGGCCGTGCTACAAAGTGGGCAGCATCTGCCCTGCTGGCAAAGGCTTACCTGTTCCAGCAAAAGTATGCGGAGGCCAAACCTTTGCTGGATGAGATCATGACCCAGGGAGGATATATTTTAACAGAACGGTATGCAGATAATTTCCGGGCCGCCACAAACAACAATAGCGAATCCATTTTTGAAGTAGAACATTCCGTGAATGATGGCGCGGGAGGAGGTGAAAATGGCAACCAGGGCGCTACGTTGAATTATCCTTATGGTGGGCCCACTACCTGCTGCGGGTTCTTTCAACCTTCGCAGAACCTGGTGAATGCATTTAAAACAGATGCGAATGGCTTACCCTTACTGGATAACTTCAACGATGCAGATGTAACCAACGACCAGGGAATTGAATCTACAGCTCCCTTCACACCTTATGCCGGTACGCTGGATGCAAGGCTGGATTGGACGGTTGGCCGGAGAGGTATTCCCTTCCTCGATCATGGCGATCATCCGGGTAAAGCTTACGTCAGGGACCAGGCTTATGCGGGGCCTTATTCTCCTAAAAAACACCTGTTCTATAAATCAGATATCGGCAGCGCCACCTTTAACAGTAACCCGCGGTTGAATGCTAACAACTATAGAATGATCCGTTATTCTCATGTGATCCTCTGGCTGGCAGAATGTGAAATAGAACTGGGCGGGCTGGAGAGAGCAAGAGAACTGGTGAATATGATCCGCACGCGCGCATTAAATCCTGTAGGATTTGTGAAAAAAGTGGATGGCAGCAATGCAGCGAACTATAAGGTGGGTTTGTACACTGCAGCCTGGGCAGATCCTGTGATGGCAAGGAAAGCAGTACGTTTTGAAGAGCGTTTGGAGTTTGGCATGGAAGGCCACCGGTTCTTTGACCTGGTGCGCTGGGGGATTGCAGACCTTACATTGAATGCCTATTATGATAAAGAAAAACTGAAACGAACTTATTTGAATGGGGTGTTATTCGAGAAAGGCAAACATGAATATTATCCTATACCGGCGCAGGAGATCCTTAACAGCACTAAGGATGGCCAGGCCACGCTGAAGCAGAACCCTAATTATTAA
- a CDS encoding SusC/RagA family TonB-linked outer membrane protein encodes MYFHVNCSARRHLAVWLLLFLCSTTWAQSVSITGKVTGSLDKTPLPGVTVVIKGTSQGTVTDPTGTYKITAPSGSTLLFSFIGFMPKEVKISGATQLDVELTENAGTLNEVVVTGYGSQSKKDITGAVATVNVKQLLSAPATNVGQALQGRVAGVTVGNENAPGGNVMVRIRGYGTINDNSPLYVIDGVPTKGNLNTLNLNDIETMQVLKDASASSIYGSRAGNGVVIITTKKGKIGRPRLTYDMYYGTQRPGEFLDLLNTTEYASLLWESRINAGNVDPVTGFPKHAQFGSGANPVTPDYIFPDGASANDPRVNPANYSTDIDGADFKKTKWLITKANKAGTNWMDEIFDPAPIQSHQVGVSGGTDGGRYAMSLGYYDQKGIMIHTGFKRYSLRANTEFNINKRFRAGENLQVSYSERVGQPAGNQNEGNPVSFAYRMQPIIPVYDIMGNFAGTKGGDLDNAKNPVAALYRNKDNVGKEIRLFGNAYLEADILPNLTARTSIGIDYSNFNIRTYTIRDIESSESASNSNLSTNNNYEATWTWYNTLTYKFQLGALHRFNLIVGTESIGNYAEAFAAGRAGFFVDDLDNRYLDAGNGGTSTNSGSASNWRLASEFSKLNYVYNDRYLLDLTLRRDRSSRFSEQFRVAYFPAASVGWRLSEEDFMKGVSFVNDLKLRAAYGQTGNQEIGNYNAYTFFGTNPTTSFYDLNGSRTSALQGYDLTQFGNLRAKWETTSSLDIGVDASMMKGRLGFNFDWFRRKTTDMLFPVELQFTQGIATNPFRNIGSMVNKGIELGISFLSDAAGGDFTYDINLNFSSYRNNVEVTDGNPKTRYFGFTTRLPSMTVTQAGYPISSFFGYVIDGIFQTDAEGAKHAAQFGGGANNKAGQFIFRDLDSNNVINADDRTIIGSPHPDFSYGVNVQLGYKNFGLTLFAQGVQGNKIFNYVRYWTDFPTFAGNRSRRMLEDSWRPGKTNALLPQLRSNDVISSNPSTYYLENGSYLRMKNVQLSYKLPASLIKRVGIEQLQVYLQAQNLFTITKYTGLDPEINLRAYSPNNDRHMGVDEGAYPTSKVYLIGANLTF; translated from the coding sequence ATGTACTTCCACGTAAACTGCAGTGCCCGCAGGCACTTAGCCGTATGGCTACTCCTATTCCTGTGCTCAACCACCTGGGCGCAATCTGTAAGCATTACCGGTAAAGTAACCGGCAGTCTTGATAAAACACCTCTGCCCGGCGTAACGGTTGTCATCAAAGGTACCAGCCAGGGCACGGTAACTGATCCTACCGGCACCTACAAGATCACAGCCCCCTCCGGCAGCACGCTTCTTTTCTCTTTTATAGGTTTCATGCCTAAAGAAGTAAAAATAAGTGGCGCAACACAACTCGATGTAGAGCTGACAGAAAATGCCGGTACACTCAATGAAGTTGTGGTAACAGGCTATGGCAGCCAATCTAAAAAGGATATCACAGGCGCAGTTGCCACCGTTAATGTAAAACAACTGCTCTCTGCCCCTGCCACTAATGTGGGCCAGGCTTTGCAGGGACGCGTTGCAGGAGTTACGGTTGGAAATGAAAATGCGCCAGGCGGAAATGTGATGGTCCGCATCCGCGGATACGGTACCATCAATGATAACTCCCCGCTTTATGTAATTGACGGTGTTCCCACCAAAGGCAACCTGAACACACTCAACCTGAATGATATTGAAACCATGCAGGTATTGAAGGATGCCTCTGCATCCTCCATCTATGGCTCCCGTGCAGGGAATGGCGTGGTGATCATCACCACCAAAAAAGGAAAGATCGGAAGGCCAAGGCTCACGTATGATATGTATTATGGTACACAAAGGCCCGGAGAATTCCTCGACCTGCTGAATACCACTGAATATGCAAGCCTGCTCTGGGAATCACGTATCAATGCAGGAAACGTTGATCCTGTAACGGGTTTCCCCAAACACGCGCAGTTTGGCAGCGGCGCCAATCCTGTTACACCGGATTATATTTTCCCGGATGGCGCTTCTGCAAACGATCCGCGGGTAAACCCCGCCAACTACAGTACAGATATAGATGGGGCGGACTTCAAAAAAACAAAATGGCTGATCACCAAAGCCAATAAAGCAGGGACCAACTGGATGGATGAGATCTTTGATCCGGCACCCATTCAATCCCACCAGGTGGGCGTTTCCGGGGGAACAGATGGTGGCCGCTATGCTATGAGCCTCGGTTATTATGATCAGAAAGGGATTATGATCCATACCGGTTTCAAACGTTACTCCCTCCGCGCCAATACAGAATTTAATATCAACAAAAGGTTCCGCGCGGGAGAGAACTTACAGGTTTCTTACAGCGAAAGAGTAGGTCAGCCTGCCGGTAACCAGAATGAAGGAAACCCTGTTTCCTTCGCTTACCGCATGCAGCCCATCATCCCGGTATATGATATCATGGGGAATTTTGCAGGAACAAAAGGCGGCGACCTGGATAATGCAAAGAACCCCGTAGCGGCATTGTACCGTAACAAGGACAATGTGGGGAAAGAGATAAGGCTGTTCGGTAATGCTTACCTGGAAGCGGATATCTTACCTAATCTTACCGCACGTACGAGTATTGGTATAGACTATAGTAATTTCAATATCCGTACCTATACTATCCGGGATATTGAATCTTCTGAATCTGCCTCCAACAGTAATCTCAGCACAAATAACAACTACGAGGCCACCTGGACCTGGTATAACACGCTTACATATAAATTCCAGCTGGGCGCCTTACATCGTTTCAACCTGATCGTAGGTACGGAGTCTATTGGCAATTATGCGGAAGCATTTGCAGCGGGCCGTGCCGGTTTCTTTGTGGATGACCTGGACAATCGTTACCTGGATGCAGGCAACGGCGGAACTTCCACCAACAGCGGCAGCGCCTCCAACTGGCGGCTGGCTTCTGAATTCAGCAAGCTGAACTATGTGTATAACGACAGGTACCTGCTGGACCTTACGCTCCGTCGTGATCGATCTTCCCGTTTTTCCGAACAGTTCAGGGTGGCCTATTTCCCTGCGGCCAGTGTGGGATGGCGTTTATCTGAAGAAGATTTCATGAAGGGCGTTTCCTTTGTGAACGACCTGAAATTAAGGGCGGCATATGGCCAGACGGGTAACCAGGAGATAGGTAACTATAATGCGTACACGTTCTTCGGCACCAATCCCACCACTTCTTTCTATGACCTGAACGGTTCCCGCACTTCTGCATTGCAGGGATATGATCTCACGCAGTTCGGGAATCTCCGCGCGAAGTGGGAAACCACCAGTTCGCTGGACATCGGCGTGGATGCCAGTATGATGAAAGGTAGACTGGGTTTTAATTTCGACTGGTTCCGCCGTAAAACCACAGACATGTTATTCCCCGTTGAATTACAGTTCACACAAGGTATTGCCACAAATCCATTCAGGAACATCGGCTCGATGGTGAACAAGGGGATTGAGCTGGGCATCAGTTTTCTCAGTGATGCCGCAGGAGGAGATTTCACATATGATATCAACCTGAATTTCTCGAGCTACCGAAATAATGTTGAAGTAACAGATGGCAATCCCAAGACCCGTTACTTTGGCTTCACAACCCGCCTTCCATCCATGACAGTTACCCAGGCCGGCTACCCCATTTCTTCTTTTTTCGGTTACGTGATAGATGGCATCTTTCAAACAGATGCTGAAGGTGCAAAACATGCCGCACAGTTTGGCGGCGGTGCCAATAATAAAGCCGGCCAGTTTATTTTCCGCGACCTGGACTCCAATAATGTGATCAATGCAGATGACCGTACCATCATTGGCAGTCCCCATCCTGATTTCAGTTATGGTGTTAACGTACAGCTTGGCTATAAGAATTTTGGGCTAACGCTTTTTGCGCAGGGAGTACAGGGCAACAAGATCTTCAACTATGTGCGTTACTGGACAGACTTCCCCACTTTTGCCGGGAACCGCAGCCGCCGCATGCTGGAAGACTCCTGGCGGCCGGGAAAAACAAACGCCCTCCTGCCCCAATTACGGTCGAATGATGTGATCAGCAGTAACCCTTCCACTTATTACCTGGAAAATGGTTCTTACCTGCGGATGAAGAATGTGCAGCTGTCTTATAAACTCCCTGCCAGCCTGATCAAACGGGTAGGCATTGAGCAGTTGCAGGTTTATCTGCAGGCGCAGAACCTTTTCACGATCACAAAGTACACAGGCCTGGACCCTGAGATCAACCTGCGTGCTTACAGTCCTAATAACGACAGGCACATGGGCGTGGATGAAGGAGCTTATCCCACATCCAAAGTATACCTGATCGGCGCAAACCTTACTTTCTAA
- a CDS encoding YciI family protein, with amino-acid sequence MYLILVQYIRPLAAIDHYIEAHNAFLEKQYREGKFILSGRRKPRTGGIILCKATSRREVEAILAEDPFDKFQLAVYDIIEFEPNIYAELADLSS; translated from the coding sequence ATGTATCTGATCCTGGTTCAATACATCCGCCCCTTAGCGGCCATAGACCACTATATCGAGGCGCACAACGCTTTCCTGGAAAAACAGTACAGGGAAGGTAAGTTCATTCTTTCGGGAAGGCGGAAGCCCCGTACCGGAGGTATTATTCTCTGTAAGGCTACCAGCCGCCGCGAGGTAGAAGCAATCCTGGCAGAAGACCCTTTCGACAAGTTTCAACTGGCTGTTTACGACATCATTGAGTTCGAGCCAAATATCTATGCTGAATTAGCAGACCTCAGTTCCTAA
- a CDS encoding DUF4836 family protein, whose product MKRTTTSALLMIFGAAVLLLTACSKTPEGGKHIPKTAALVFGINSKQIQDKLVKEGLSVDKIFEAVQDKDTSNKLSKALKEAENSGVDLKGDVYIALVPGEKGKSYASVVAKLDDAAKFEAFIKEKSKKEVKAGTDFKYIVDKEGLVGFNKETIIGVFVINPNKFEFTGDVGVANATGTEADEKAWVEVLNGLFHLKADESVGTIESFKEVQKEKGDVFFWMSSEQIYAFNPGTPSGMAALVTTNIKKLTAGSYQTAAAHFENGKIKVNSLAYAGKEIQDIMKKYPMEKVNISALETYPSENVLGFALMNFDLRMLGDIIKLMGMDGFANMGLAETGLTLDDILKAFTGEIALVASDFSVVSKPSEWDSTYKVTKPEVKWVFSMKVGDKAAFEKVMNTPMVGQMFTKQGTEYVPNQPMGEVAVSINDKRILAASDNGLLTSYSEGKSKVKLDAGVLDKAKGNVMSMYLSVEKLVNNLPAEEMKLPDSVLNDVKGLLKDFTVSTEPSNGKSQRSTMELNFKNENQNTLVQIVNFSKKMFAYYSAHKKEQEAAWGGDAAVVDSAVVVDSTAVAVPAAPATN is encoded by the coding sequence ATGAAAAGAACGACTACAAGTGCACTCCTCATGATTTTCGGTGCAGCGGTCTTGTTGTTAACCGCCTGTTCCAAGACTCCGGAAGGAGGCAAACATATTCCTAAAACAGCTGCGCTCGTTTTCGGGATCAACTCTAAGCAAATTCAGGACAAGCTGGTAAAAGAAGGCCTTTCTGTTGATAAAATATTCGAAGCCGTACAGGACAAGGATACTTCCAACAAACTGTCCAAAGCGCTGAAAGAAGCAGAGAATTCCGGCGTTGACCTGAAAGGCGATGTATATATCGCACTGGTTCCCGGTGAAAAAGGCAAGAGCTATGCTTCTGTTGTTGCAAAGCTTGACGATGCCGCTAAGTTTGAAGCCTTCATCAAAGAGAAATCTAAAAAAGAGGTTAAAGCAGGAACAGACTTTAAATACATCGTTGATAAAGAAGGCCTGGTAGGTTTCAACAAAGAAACGATCATCGGCGTATTTGTGATAAATCCTAACAAATTTGAATTTACCGGAGATGTGGGTGTTGCTAATGCCACGGGTACTGAAGCAGACGAAAAAGCATGGGTAGAGGTACTGAATGGCCTCTTTCACCTGAAAGCAGATGAGTCTGTAGGTACTATCGAATCTTTCAAAGAGGTACAAAAAGAAAAAGGAGATGTTTTCTTCTGGATGAGCAGCGAGCAGATCTATGCTTTCAATCCGGGAACACCTTCTGGTATGGCCGCACTGGTTACTACCAATATCAAGAAACTCACTGCAGGTTCTTATCAAACTGCTGCAGCGCATTTCGAGAATGGCAAGATCAAGGTGAACAGCCTTGCATATGCAGGGAAAGAGATCCAGGATATTATGAAGAAATATCCAATGGAGAAAGTGAACATCAGTGCACTGGAAACTTATCCTTCTGAAAACGTATTAGGTTTTGCCCTGATGAACTTTGACCTGCGCATGCTGGGAGATATCATCAAACTGATGGGTATGGATGGTTTTGCTAACATGGGCCTGGCCGAAACCGGTCTTACCCTGGATGATATCCTGAAAGCCTTCACAGGTGAAATTGCACTGGTAGCTTCTGATTTCAGCGTAGTAAGCAAACCTTCTGAATGGGACAGTACTTATAAAGTAACCAAACCCGAAGTTAAATGGGTGTTCAGCATGAAAGTAGGCGATAAAGCAGCTTTCGAAAAAGTAATGAACACGCCGATGGTAGGTCAGATGTTCACCAAACAAGGCACTGAATATGTACCCAACCAACCAATGGGTGAAGTAGCAGTATCTATCAATGATAAACGCATCCTCGCAGCTTCTGATAATGGTCTGCTGACTTCTTACTCAGAAGGTAAATCCAAAGTAAAACTGGACGCAGGTGTGCTGGATAAAGCAAAAGGTAATGTAATGAGCATGTACCTGAGCGTAGAAAAACTGGTAAACAACCTGCCTGCTGAAGAAATGAAACTGCCAGACAGCGTACTGAACGATGTGAAAGGTCTCCTGAAAGACTTTACCGTATCTACAGAACCCAGCAATGGCAAATCTCAGCGCTCTACCATGGAACTGAACTTCAAAAATGAAAATCAGAACACCCTGGTGCAGATCGTTAACTTCTCTAAGAAAATGTTCGCTTACTACAGCGCACATAAGAAAGAGCAGGAAGCTGCATGGGGTGGTGATGCTGCGGTAGTTGATTCTGCTGTGGTAGTTGACTCTACGGCTGTGGCTGTACCAGCAGCACCGGCAACTAATTAA
- a CDS encoding ATP-binding cassette domain-containing protein, translating into MQIQLSAVVPVPLRDKVLQQQSDIWNRDITFSPAQFIKIKAPSGTGKTTLVHYLYNIRYDYTGTIRINDKPWPSYSKDQLAVMRQQQISVIFQDLRLFDQLTALENIELKRVMQPEPYYPAEKIKEMADRLGVSHVLNQSGATLSYGERQRIAIIRALMQPFEWLMMDEPFSHLDEANATKAAKLIAEECSARKAGFVLTDLDHDQHFDYHLTYHL; encoded by the coding sequence ATGCAGATCCAGTTATCTGCGGTAGTGCCCGTTCCGCTGCGCGATAAAGTATTGCAGCAGCAGTCGGACATCTGGAACCGCGACATTACGTTTTCGCCCGCACAATTCATTAAGATCAAGGCACCTTCCGGTACCGGTAAAACCACGCTGGTACATTACCTGTACAATATCCGGTACGACTATACCGGAACTATCCGCATCAATGATAAGCCCTGGCCCTCATATTCCAAAGATCAGCTGGCCGTTATGCGCCAGCAACAGATCAGCGTAATATTCCAGGACCTCCGCCTGTTTGATCAGCTTACGGCTTTGGAGAATATAGAACTGAAAAGAGTGATGCAGCCGGAGCCTTACTACCCGGCAGAAAAGATAAAGGAAATGGCAGACCGCCTGGGCGTAAGCCATGTACTCAACCAGAGTGGCGCTACTTTATCTTACGGGGAAAGACAGCGGATTGCCATTATCAGGGCACTCATGCAACCTTTCGAATGGCTGATGATGGACGAACCGTTCAGCCACCTGGATGAAGCCAATGCTACCAAAGCAGCCAAACTGATCGCAGAAGAATGCAGTGCCCGCAAAGCCGGCTTCGTTCTTACAGACCTCGATCATGATCAACATTTCGACTATCACCTGACCTATCATTTATAA
- a CDS encoding FtsX-like permease family protein — protein sequence MQFYQILKKIIRTGVGKGRFWMAAIGLGIAMLLILVALQVHQNFNELLHSEKNENETADFLVINKKITNDMMGRPEMSTFTPEEIKDLAAQPFVNGFGIVTAADFSVKLEMDKLGITSELFFEAVPDSFIDVKSTDWKWTEGQQEIPVIIPSSFLDMFNFGFAMGNGMPQFSEETIKTLSPSVVISQGMRSGRFAARIVGFSDRISTVLVPLSLMEWGNVAFGTGKVKAPSRVIIKSKDPSDPILSKYLDTHNYSTNREKTRFSKTRVIVQTIVSVVGFFGLVLLIFALLVFSMFIQLVIESCRKEIRLLITLGAAPRQLQRYLLKQFVPLYIVIGLLALVLVAGLQWWVSGILAKHKMFVSAMPGIAAVVATAVILLLVYIVNLRSVKKHIAGM from the coding sequence ATGCAGTTTTATCAGATACTCAAAAAGATCATCCGCACCGGCGTTGGCAAAGGACGTTTCTGGATGGCCGCTATTGGCCTGGGAATAGCCATGCTGCTGATACTCGTGGCCCTGCAGGTGCATCAGAACTTTAACGAACTATTGCACAGCGAGAAGAATGAGAACGAAACGGCAGACTTCCTGGTGATCAATAAAAAGATCACGAACGATATGATGGGCAGGCCGGAAATGAGCACCTTCACTCCTGAAGAAATTAAAGACCTGGCCGCACAACCTTTTGTGAACGGCTTCGGCATTGTTACTGCAGCAGATTTCAGTGTAAAGCTGGAAATGGATAAACTGGGCATCACCTCGGAACTCTTCTTTGAAGCAGTACCGGATAGTTTTATTGATGTGAAGTCCACAGACTGGAAATGGACGGAGGGCCAGCAGGAGATCCCTGTGATCATACCCAGTAGTTTCCTGGATATGTTCAACTTTGGATTTGCCATGGGCAACGGTATGCCGCAGTTCTCTGAAGAAACCATTAAAACATTATCTCCCAGCGTTGTGATCAGCCAGGGCATGCGCAGTGGTCGTTTTGCAGCGAGGATCGTAGGATTCTCAGATCGTATTTCCACAGTACTGGTACCCCTGTCTTTAATGGAATGGGGTAATGTGGCTTTCGGGACAGGTAAAGTCAAAGCCCCTTCGAGGGTGATCATCAAATCCAAAGACCCGAGCGATCCTATACTCAGTAAATACCTGGATACACATAACTACTCCACCAATAGAGAAAAAACGCGTTTCAGTAAAACCCGTGTTATAGTACAAACCATTGTAAGCGTAGTGGGCTTCTTTGGATTGGTATTACTGATCTTTGCGCTGCTGGTGTTCAGTATGTTCATCCAGTTAGTGATAGAATCCTGCCGGAAGGAGATCAGGTTATTGATCACATTAGGAGCTGCCCCGCGACAGTTACAGAGATACCTGCTGAAACAGTTTGTGCCTTTGTATATTGTGATAGGCTTACTGGCCCTGGTGCTGGTGGCTGGATTGCAATGGTGGGTTTCAGGGATCCTGGCAAAACACAAGATGTTTGTGTCTGCCATGCCGGGGATTGCAGCTGTTGTTGCCACGGCCGTGATCCTGTTGCTGGTGTATATCGTAAATCTCAGGTCGGTAAAAAAGCATATTGCTGGTATGTAA
- a CDS encoding metal-dependent hydrolase family protein produces the protein MKKTLFLLVSLACMSTAFAQKTILHCGTLIDGVSDKPRQQMSVIIEGKKILEVKPGYITPGAGDKVIDLKTQSVMPGWMDMHVHLESETSKTAYSDKFTQNPADLAYLSVRYAERTLLTGFTTVRDLGGSGVNIALRNAINKGLIIGPRVFTAGKSIATTGGHADPTNGFRKDLMGDPGPEAGVVNGPDECRKAVRQAYKNGSDLIKITATGGVLSVAKDGSSPQFTEEELQAIVSTAKDYNMKVAAHAHGAEGIKRAIRAGVNSIEHGTKMDDEGMALAIKHGTWYVPTITAGRSVADSAKIPGYYPEIVKPKAESIGPMIQQTFAKAWKKGVKIAFGTDAGVYMHGRNWLEFTYMVESGMPAMDAIKSATIKAAQLLGMEEQLGSVEAGKIADFTAVNGDPLKDIQAMGQVSFVMKDGLIFKQGTSNLSTVQK, from the coding sequence ATGAAAAAGACCCTGTTCCTACTTGTTTCCCTTGCATGCATGAGCACTGCCTTTGCGCAGAAAACAATCCTGCATTGCGGCACCCTGATAGATGGTGTGTCTGACAAACCCCGTCAGCAAATGTCTGTGATCATTGAAGGCAAAAAGATCCTGGAGGTAAAGCCGGGTTATATAACACCCGGTGCAGGTGATAAAGTGATAGACCTGAAAACGCAAAGCGTTATGCCCGGCTGGATGGACATGCATGTGCATTTAGAATCAGAAACCAGTAAAACCGCGTATTCGGATAAATTTACACAAAACCCTGCTGACCTTGCCTACCTCAGTGTTCGGTATGCAGAACGCACTTTGCTTACAGGTTTTACAACCGTAAGAGACCTTGGTGGTTCCGGTGTGAACATCGCACTTCGCAATGCCATCAACAAAGGCCTGATCATAGGCCCGCGTGTTTTCACGGCAGGAAAATCCATTGCCACTACCGGTGGCCATGCTGACCCAACCAATGGATTCCGTAAAGACCTGATGGGAGATCCGGGACCTGAAGCCGGTGTTGTAAATGGCCCGGACGAATGCCGCAAAGCTGTAAGGCAGGCATATAAAAATGGATCGGACCTTATTAAGATCACCGCAACCGGTGGTGTATTGAGTGTGGCAAAAGATGGCAGCAGTCCCCAGTTCACGGAAGAGGAACTGCAGGCGATTGTTAGTACTGCAAAGGACTACAACATGAAAGTGGCCGCTCATGCGCATGGTGCGGAAGGCATTAAAAGAGCTATCCGTGCAGGGGTTAATTCAATAGAGCATGGCACCAAAATGGACGATGAGGGTATGGCCCTGGCTATTAAACACGGCACCTGGTATGTACCCACTATCACTGCAGGCCGTTCTGTAGCAGATTCTGCCAAGATCCCCGGTTATTATCCTGAGATCGTAAAACCCAAAGCTGAATCCATTGGTCCAATGATCCAGCAAACTTTCGCCAAAGCCTGGAAGAAAGGAGTGAAGATCGCATTTGGTACAGATGCAGGTGTATATATGCATGGCCGCAACTGGCTTGAATTCACTTATATGGTGGAAAGCGGAATGCCTGCTATGGATGCCATTAAATCCGCAACCATTAAAGCAGCACAATTACTGGGCATGGAAGAACAGCTGGGAAGCGTAGAAGCAGGAAAGATAGCAGACTTCACAGCCGTTAACGGAGATCCGCTGAAAGATATCCAGGCCATGGGGCAGGTGAGCTTTGTGATGAAAGACGGCTTGATTTTTAAGCAGGGAACCAGTAACTTGTCCACTGTTCAAAAATAA
- a CDS encoding Dabb family protein, translating to MPYTRKFVHVVNFYLKPDLSAADVRAFEEGVSALGKIESLLVFNVGKPAKTDRPVIDRSYSYCLLTVFNDEAGHDIYQEHPVHLKFIENCNHLWEKVVIFDSETIQL from the coding sequence ATGCCTTACACAAGAAAATTCGTGCACGTTGTAAACTTCTATCTCAAACCTGACTTGTCTGCCGCAGATGTAAGGGCATTTGAAGAAGGAGTAAGCGCGCTGGGAAAAATAGAGAGCCTGCTGGTATTCAATGTAGGCAAACCCGCAAAGACAGACCGTCCGGTAATAGACAGGAGTTACAGCTATTGCCTGCTCACCGTTTTTAACGATGAAGCCGGGCACGATATTTACCAGGAACACCCGGTGCATCTGAAATTCATTGAGAACTGCAATCACCTCTGGGAGAAAGTAGTGATCTTTGATTCGGAAACTATCCAGCTATAA